Proteins encoded by one window of Arachis ipaensis cultivar K30076 chromosome B04, Araip1.1, whole genome shotgun sequence:
- the LOC107638637 gene encoding peroxisomal membrane protein PMP22 isoform X2 codes for MGSLAKNGLNNYLKQLQQHPLRTKVITAGVLSAISDIVSQKLTGIQKLQFKRILLKVFFGAAYLGPFGHFFHIILDKIFKGKRDSTTAAKKVLIEQLTSSPLNNLLFLIYYGLVIEGRPWVHVKAKVKKDYPSVQYTSWTGNILEPKSTVHGID; via the exons ATGGGATCTTTAGCCAAGAACGGACTCAACAATTACTTGAAACAGCTCCAGCAACACCCTTTGAGAACCaag GTTATCACAGCAGGGGTGTTGTCAGCTATCAGTGACATAGTGTCTCAGAAGCTTACTGGAATACAAAAACTTCAATTCAAACGGATTCTTCTCAAAGTG TTTTTTGGAGCTGCTTATCTTGGACCCTTTGGACACTTCTTTCATATTATACTGGATAAAATTTTCAAAGGGAAGAGAGACTCAACAACCGCAGCCAAGAAG GTTTTGATTGAACAGTTGACATCTTCTCCTCTGAACAATTTGCTTTTCTTGATTTATTATGGATTAGTTATTGAAG GTCGACCATGGGTGCATGTGAAAGCTAAGGTTAAGAAGGACTATCCATCAGTGCAGTACACATCATGGACG ggGAATATTCTTGAACCTAAGAGCACGGTCCATGGTATTGATTAA
- the LOC107638637 gene encoding peroxisomal membrane protein PMP22 isoform X1, whose amino-acid sequence MGSLAKNGLNNYLKQLQQHPLRTKVITAGVLSAISDIVSQKLTGIQKLQFKRILLKVFFGAAYLGPFGHFFHIILDKIFKGKRDSTTAAKKVLIEQLTSSPLNNLLFLIYYGLVIEGRPWVHVKAKVKKDYPSVQYTSWTFFPAVGFINHKFMPLHFRVVFHSLVAFCWGIFLNLRARSMVLIKA is encoded by the exons ATGGGATCTTTAGCCAAGAACGGACTCAACAATTACTTGAAACAGCTCCAGCAACACCCTTTGAGAACCaag GTTATCACAGCAGGGGTGTTGTCAGCTATCAGTGACATAGTGTCTCAGAAGCTTACTGGAATACAAAAACTTCAATTCAAACGGATTCTTCTCAAAGTG TTTTTTGGAGCTGCTTATCTTGGACCCTTTGGACACTTCTTTCATATTATACTGGATAAAATTTTCAAAGGGAAGAGAGACTCAACAACCGCAGCCAAGAAG GTTTTGATTGAACAGTTGACATCTTCTCCTCTGAACAATTTGCTTTTCTTGATTTATTATGGATTAGTTATTGAAG GTCGACCATGGGTGCATGTGAAAGCTAAGGTTAAGAAGGACTATCCATCAGTGCAGTACACATCATGGACG TTCTTTCCTGCTGTGGGGTTCATAAATCACAAATTCATGCCTCTTCATTTCCGTGTTGTTTTCCACAGCTTAGTTGCATTTTGCTG ggGAATATTCTTGAACCTAAGAGCACGGTCCATGGTATTGATTAAAGCCTAA